The following is a genomic window from Desulfobacterales bacterium.
GAGGGACCGATGCCGTGTGTTAATTGAAATTCTTTTGAAAACGGCTTAGCGGTCTGATCCTGGCTTAAAGCAATCATAAGAATCTTCTGGGATTGAGTGGCCGAGCGCCACAGCATTTCATAATGGGGTGAATCTTGGCGGGCAATAATGACCGGTAGTTTTTCAATCAAGGCCGGCTCTATGACCTTGGTCTCCCTGGCAGCGTCCCACATAACATTGCACAAACGCTGGATATTATAAGGGACATTATCACCGATATCAAAAATCCGTTTCAAATCCTCTTGATTTACCGCGTAACCGCCCTTTTTTAACCATTTCTGAATAAACCTGGTATAGACTTTGAGAGCAATCGGCCCCAGCTCCATGATGCGGCCCAACTTATAAAAAGCGCGCGTGCGGCCGCCGGTCATGGCCAGCATAACCGATTGCTCGGAACCGGAGAAAATATAGCCGATATGCGCGTGTTTCTGTATTTCAGACCGCAACGCTTTCTCAACTGTCTGGCCATTGAATTTTTCAAGATCGGAAAATTCATCAATGATGACCACCAGTTTATTTTTCTTTTTGGCGGCCAGATTTTCAGCGTGACGCAAACCTTCAAGCAGCGCCGAAAGGGCTTCTTTTTCGGCGATTGCAAGCTCAAGACCTGCGGTGATGTTTCCGTTCTGATCCACGCTGACTTTGGGTCGTAGCTTTTGAAAACCGGCAAACATCTTAAGGAGTTTGTCGGTATTCGTTTCCAGTGCTTTAGCGGTCAGGCCTGTCAGAGCTGTTGCAAAGCTTTTGACATCCGGATAGGCATTCAGGTCGATGTACACACAAGCGATGGCGTTGCGCTCCAACCTTTCGATGAGATTGAAAAGCAGGCACGTTTTGCCAAATCGGCGGGGAGACACCAAAAAGACCCGATTTAAGTTCAGCATTTCCCGCTTGAGCTCATTCATCTCAGTTCTGCGGTCCGCAAAGTAAGGTCCGCGAACGAGGCCGCCGTATTTAAAGGGGTTTTCCACCAAATGCTCCAATCATACGGTATTTACGATACGTTATTTACGTTTCGTAAAAACCGTATCATTAAATATGATTTTCGTCAAGAAGGTTTAGGGATGGAAAATTGCGCTAAGGGGGACAAAACAAGGAGGGCTCCTAGCGAGAAAGCCCTCCTAAATATGATCAGATTAAGTGAAGTGATTAGCTGCGGGTTTCTTCTTTGACCGAAACCGCAATTTTAAACAGCGCGGTCAAAACCAGAAAACCCATGGCCCACACGCCCAGAGCGATCACAACTTCCTGCCATGAGGGGATGTACTCGTTGACTTCATGCAGCGGTGAGGGGGTAAAACCGCCGGCGATCATTCCCAGCCCCTTGTCAATCCAGGTTCCCAGAAAAATAACCACACAGGCCACGGCCAGCACACCTTCATTTTTGCGGGTAGTAGGAACGACGGTCAAAATAATGCCGACGGTCATCAGGATAAACGAGGCCCACATCCAGGGTACATAGGCCCCATGGCCGTGCAGACCGACAAACAGGTATTTGATGTGATCCATGTGCTCGGGAATCTGGCTGTAAAACACCACAAAGACTTCACACAGGAAAAAGAACACATTGATGCAGATCGCATAGGCCACGATTTTGGCCAGAGATTGAATCTGCTCCCGCCCGGGATCAAAGCTACTTACGCGGCGAATGATCAGGCAGCACAAAATCAGCAGCGCCGGACCGGCCGCAAAGGCGGAAGACAAAAAGCGCGGCGCCAGAATAGCGGTCATCCAGAAGCCTCTACCCGGAAGGCCAGCGTAAAGATAAGCGGTTACGGTGTGAATGCTGATGGCCCAGGGAATGGACAGGTAGATCAGAGGCTTTAACCAGGGTTGGTAATGGACTCCGTTGCGCTCAGCCTCGAGCACATTCCAGCCGATGACAATGTTTAGAAACAGATAGCCGTTGAGAACGATAGCATCCCAAAACAGCACGGAGTTGGGTGTCGGGTAGAGCAAGACATTAAATGCCCGCATGGGCTGGCCCAAATCGATTAGGATAAAGGTCAAACACATCAGGACCGAAGCGATGGCCAAAAATTCGCCCAAAATGGTGACCTTACCGAATGCTTTGTAATCATGCAGATAATAGGGAAGTACCACCATCACCCCTCCGGCGGCCACACCCACCAGAAAGGTAAAATTGGCGATATAAAATCCCCAGGACGCATCCCGGGTTAGGCCGGTAATCCCCAGACCGAAATCAAGCTGTCTGAGGTACAGCAGAAAGCCGATGCCGACGATCACCATTAAAAGGGTCATCCAGCCGTAGTATTTTTTGCCGCCTTTAAGCGCTAATTCAAGCATTGTTCACCTCACACGATGTAATAGACACAGGGCTCGGTGCCCAGGGTTTGTTTTCGACGAATGGTAAAATGGGTTCGAATCAATTCGCGCACCTCCGA
Proteins encoded in this region:
- the nrfD gene encoding polysulfide reductase NrfD, which produces MLELALKGGKKYYGWMTLLMVIVGIGFLLYLRQLDFGLGITGLTRDASWGFYIANFTFLVGVAAGGVMVVLPYYLHDYKAFGKVTILGEFLAIASVLMCLTFILIDLGQPMRAFNVLLYPTPNSVLFWDAIVLNGYLFLNIVIGWNVLEAERNGVHYQPWLKPLIYLSIPWAISIHTVTAYLYAGLPGRGFWMTAILAPRFLSSAFAAGPALLILCCLIIRRVSSFDPGREQIQSLAKIVAYAICINVFFFLCEVFVVFYSQIPEHMDHIKYLFVGLHGHGAYVPWMWASFILMTVGIILTVVPTTRKNEGVLAVACVVIFLGTWIDKGLGMIAGGFTPSPLHEVNEYIPSWQEVVIALGVWAMGFLVLTALFKIAVSVKEETRS
- a CDS encoding ATP-binding protein: MENPFKYGGLVRGPYFADRRTEMNELKREMLNLNRVFLVSPRRFGKTCLLFNLIERLERNAIACVYIDLNAYPDVKSFATALTGLTAKALETNTDKLLKMFAGFQKLRPKVSVDQNGNITAGLELAIAEKEALSALLEGLRHAENLAAKKKNKLVVIIDEFSDLEKFNGQTVEKALRSEIQKHAHIGYIFSGSEQSVMLAMTGGRTRAFYKLGRIMELGPIALKVYTRFIQKWLKKGGYAVNQEDLKRIFDIGDNVPYNIQRLCNVMWDAARETKVIEPALIEKLPVIIARQDSPHYEMLWRSATQSQKILMIALSQDQTAKPFSKEFQLTHGIGPS